The DNA sequence TGTATCTCGCATAGATAGTTCGGCCTGCTTCGACATCGTTCACACCTTTGATGATTGCTCGCCCATCACGAAATAATGTGATTTCATATTGATCCACCTCGAAACGTAACAAGTATCGGTTCAATCGCGGTGGATTTTTGGCCGCGGATTTCAAACGTTCCGCGACTTCCTCCAGCCGGATCGAGATATCGGACGCGGGACGCACCTGGACAGCGTTTCTACCGCATAGTGTGACGGTTCTGCCGGTCTGCGTGCCGTCGAGGTACGCGAATTGGCGTTGTCGGCAGCAGGCACAGTCGCCCGCATCCAGTGCTGCCTGCATTTCAAACGCCGTGAATTCTCCAGTCCAAACGTTGAACTGGACGAGCCGGCGCACCAGCGCATCGGTCCTTCCGATCATGATTTTCATGGCTTCCATCGACTGGATGCTGGCGATGATATTGACGATCGGCGAGAGCACGCCGGCCGTATCACAGGTCGGACTGACGCCGGGAGGCGGCGGCGCATCGAAAATGCACCGCAAACAGGGCGTGGCGCCGGGTATGATCGGCATGACCATGCCCTCGGCGCTGACACATGCGCCGTATACCCACGGCAGATTTTGCTTTACGGCTGCATCGTTAATGAGGTATCGCGTCTCGAAATTGTCGGTGCCATCCAGCACGACCGTCGCGCCATTTATGAGCGACTCGATGTTGCCGGCATGTGCATCGGCGACGATCGGCTCGATCGTGATTTCAGAATTCGCGATCGCCAGTTTGCTCGCGGCCGCGACGGATTTTGGCACGCCGTTCAGGGCGTCCGATTCGTCAAAAAGCACCTGGCGTTGAAGATTGTTCAACTCCACAAAATCCCGATCGACCAAGCGCAGATAACCCACACCGGCGCGAGCGAGCGTGTTGGCAATGACGGTGCCCAGTGCTCCGCAGCCGATGAGCGTCACCCTGGCCTGGGCAAGCCGGTCCTGAGCCGCCGGCCCGAATTGTTCCTGAATAATCTGCCTTGAGTATCGTGACATTGACCTGACTCTATCCATGTATCCGACGCGTGGTCACTCCGCCTTGCGTTGATCGAGATTCGCCTTGCGCTGATCGCGATTCGCCATGCGTTGATCGCGATGCTCTTTCGCGAGCGCCGCGAGATAGCCTTCGGGTGGAGGCGGCTCGTCGGCGGATGGCAGCACACTGGATGAGATTTTGACCACCGATATTTCGTCAATCTGCACCCTTTGCGCGCGGTCCGCCACGTCGGCGGCCGCCGCACGCCAGAGCATCCAGCCGGCGCAACCGCTTCGAATCAGGCTGCCGGCGATAAGCAGGGAGAGGATGTTAATCAAGTCGAAGCCTCGTTCAAAAGCGAACCAGGTCACCACGCATGCGAAAAGAATAACCCCCGCCGTCAATGAAAAGACGGAATGAAGCAGCGGTCCCAGTCGCCGGCCAGCGGCGCACAGTCCGGCAGCAGCCAACAGCAGCAGACCACCGACTCGCAGCGTCCAGTTGTATGCGTGAATGGAAAACACATAAAACGGCCCATGATTCGTAAAGACATTGATGGCGAAGAAGAAGCCGAATACCAGCAGGACGAGGCCGTTGACTGCCGGAACATATGCGCGATCTGATGGAATTCGATTCATGTTCGGCTCCCGCAACCTCCCCGACTATGCAAGCAGGAACATCGACCCCGCCGATCGGCGCTAGGCGGTCGTGTGGCCGCGACCGAGCGCGGTGAGCACGACATCGAGCCATTGCGAGGCCTGTGCCCGCTGTTCAGGGTCGGTCAGTTTGTCCGCGGATTCCCGCAGCAGCGGCTCAGCCGTGGCATGTTGCTGCAGGTACTTCGCGTAGATGATACCGAGCATCAACTGAACGCGCGGACTCTCGGTGTCGCGCGGGTAGGTCTTCAGGTATTTCTCGTAGGCGGCGGCCGCCTGCGGGTAGCGGCTCATTGCGACAAATTGATTCGCTACGGCCAGCATCGCCTGACGTGACAGCACCTGTCCCGGATCGCGGGCAAGAAGCGCCTCATAGGCATCGGCCGCGCCAGTGTAGTCCCCGTTTGCGAGCAGTTCGATGACCCTCGAACGCATTTGAACGAGGGCCTCCTCCTCCGGTGACAGCCGCTCCGCGATCTGCTGCTCGCCTGGAACTTCCGCGACTCGCCCGTAGATCGCACGGGCTTGCGCGGCCGGATCGGCCATCATTGAGCGCATGATATGGCGTTGTCTGCCGCGTCGCACGATCGCCACGATATCGTATTGATCACGGGGCAACGCCCTGATCATCAGGAGAACGAAGCAGACCACGAAGCCAAACAGATATCCGGCGATGTGCGCCTCGTAGGCAACCTGCGAATAGGCGAATCCTCCTGACAGGCCTGGCGAGATGATGTTGTCCCAGAGGATGATTTTCACAATGATGAGAATAATGGCACGAATATGCCACGTGCCGATGTAGAACCAGAACCAATAGAACAAAGTGATCTGACTGTGCGGGAAAAGCACGAGGAAGGCCGTCGTCACGCCTGCAATGGCACCGCTGGCCCCGATACACGGATTTTGTGAAGTCAGAACGAAACCGACCCCTGCAAATACGCCCGCCGAAAGATAGAAGAGCAGGTACGGAATCTGCCCCATCTTCGAATTCACGCTGTTTCCGAAAATCCAGAGGAAAAGCATGTTGCCCAGCAGGTGCATGATGTCGCCGTGAAGAAACTGATAGGTGAAGAACTGTGACAGCTCCGGACCCACCGGATTCAAGTGATACTGGTCCTTGATCTGATCGCCGAGTCCGCTGACACCGATTACGTTTGTGATTACGAAAATGAGGACATTCAGCCCGATCAGGCCGTAATTGACATAGGGCGCACGGCGAACGGGAGAATCGGTCTTGATTGGAATTGCCAGCAGCACGCTTGCTTCCGATTGGGAGAGTGTAATGACCGGCCCATCCCATTGTGGAACGGACGGCGCGGCATGTCCTGATGATAAGGCGCAATTGGCCGGGAGGCGAATTCGTCAGCCTGAAGTCCCGGCGTCTTCGACACCGAACGGTCGGTGGCCGGCATGTCCTCGTGCTGGATGACCACCGGGCCGAAGGGCCTGATTGAGGCGTAACTGGTTAATTCGCTTCATCAAAGAGAGGGCCGTTTGCGGTCCCGCCTCTTGAATCGACAACGATCGTGTGTTCTCCGTACTCGCTGCCCGGCGCGGCGTCATCCTTCTTAATCTTTCCATCCATCTCGAATTCGACGTCGGCCCGCGCAGTGACGCGCCTTGAGATTGTCAGGAGATCCTCACCAAGTCTTGCGGCATCGATTTTTGTGATCGCTGAGCAGGACGATACCAGCTCGCCGATGTAGCGTTCGAAAATGCTCCGCCGGTCGGCTTCGTATTTCTTCTTCTGGCGGCGATTCAGGTAGGTTTGGAGGCGGCGACCACACTCCTGCACGGCCAGTTTGATTTCCTTTCGGATTTCATCGTAGTCCGCGATCGCCTCTTTGCCCTCGCTGGTGAACGGAACCCACACGCTCGCAAGGTGCACGAAGATGGCCAGCGGCCCCTGCGGCAACGCTCCATTCGGCTGGGACAGTCCGTATCGGCGCCAATCAAGCTCGGCGACGCTGCGGGTGATGCAGCAGCCCGACGATTGATAGAGCAATGGTACCCGGTTCGCGAAGCGCATGAGCTTCGCCTGGGTCGGCTGACGCGTTTCATTGACGACTTTTCCACGGCGAACCTTGGCCTCGTTCTGAGGCTCCTCCGGCTGTTCCGATGGATCCGGACCCAATTCGCCGCCAAACGCCAATCCCACTTCAATCTGGAACGGGTTTCCGCGGTACACGGCGGGCGCGCGGGTGTTGGCCGTGAAGAATTCCGCTTTCACGCCCTTGAGCAAGCCAGCAAGGATCTGTTCCGGGCCGATCGGTGAAAGGCAGTCAGTCTGCGGCGGGCGAATCTGCGTCTCCTGCATCGCCTTGTAGAGCGTCTCGGCCTCGTGCGTACCGATCGTCACCGGGCGGGCGCGGGTGCTCAAGCCGGCCTTCTCGCAGATGGCAGCGGCGACCCCAGGTCCGACGCGACTGAATTCATGCTGAAGAAACTGCGACAGGGTTCCCGCTTTCGTGTCGTGGAGCATCTTGATCAGCACGCCGAGTTCGATTCCATAGGGGTGTGGCCTGATTTCGACCGGCGGCTCCGGCGCCGTCGAGGTGCCACGCGAAAACTCCATCACGGCTCCGGCGGGATCGACGAAAGAAAAGCTCGCATGAGGATTGGCGATGGCCGTCAACTCCAGATATTCATCGACGGAGCCTCGGCCCTTCTTATACTCGGCGACCAGTTCGATCGCGACTTCGGTGCCGTGTCCCCATTCGACACGAACGGTCTTGTCTTCGACGATCTTGGCCTCGTTTTTCTTGGTGTCGATCTGCAACTCGTAGTAATGAGCGTCCTTTTTGTCGCCCGTTCGCGACGTGATCCTGACACTCTTGCCCGTTGTCAGCAGGCCGTACATTCCCGCCGCCGAAATGCCAATGCCCTGCTGCCCGCGACTCATCTTCAGCCGATGGAATTTTGATCCGTAGAGCAGTTTCCCGAAAACGTTGGGAATCTGTGACTTGACGATACCGGGGCCGTTGTCACGCACCGTGACACGAAATCGATCTGGATCGGTCTGTTCGATCCGCACGGCGACATCCGGAAGAATTCCGGCTTCCTCGCAGGCATCCAGACTGTTGTCGACGGCCTCCTTGACGGTCGTGAGCAGGGCCTTGCGTTTGTTGTCAAAGCCAAGAAGGTGGCGATTCTTGGCGAAGAACTCTGAAACGGAAATCTCGCGCTGAGACTTCGACATCGATTCGGCCGTCGCGAATTTCCTGGACGGCGGCTTCTTCGAATCGTCGCGATCCGATTCCGGCGTCTTGCGCGAAGAACTCCTGGATTTGGCGGCGACGGGGATTCTGGGCTTGTTGGGCATTTCGGGTTCCGGTGGAATCTGCCGGGACGGAACAACCGCCGGCGTCGTCTCAAACGAAAACTGCATCTGATCAGCGCTGTCCGATTGGTTGGGCGTGCGTTCCTTCGCGGTGGCGGCCATCCTTGCACCTCATTTACCGAGGGCGTTCATTCCGTGAACACCCTCTGACTGAGCAGTTCGTTCATCCTATCTCCCGATAACGGCGCGACAAGGGGTCTTACCTGATTCGCGATTCACACGCGGAATTTGCCGATTCCGGGACGTAATCTCCCATTCCGATGCGGCCGATAGTTTCACCGGAAAGTCGTTCTTGCGTGCCGCGCCTTCTCGGACGCAGCCGCCCATGCGGGAATAAATAATGCTCGATCGAAGTCAAAGTTCTTCGAATTCCGACGCCGAAGCGCTCGCCTATCAACAAGGCATCGCCGCGCTCGAAGCGGGACACTACCTGCATGCCGTCGAATCGCTGCGGCGTGCTGCGGGCTCAACGCATCTGTGCGCAACCCTTGCTCGCTTCTATCTCGGTCAGGCCCACATGATGCTCGGAATCGAGCAACTGCGATCGGGCCGTCACGCTGAAGCGATCGAACAACTTACGGCCGCGCGCCAACTGAATCCCGGTTCGGAAACGCTATCGAAATACCTCGCGGCTTCTTACGCCGCCCAGCGCAAATTCGACCTGGCGGCCGCCGAGATCGAGCGTGACAACGTGGTGGGTTGTCCCGATCCCGAACGGCCGATTCGCCTCGCCCACGCATTCGCCCGCGACGGTCGATTTGAGCAGGCCGTTGAAACACTCGTCAAGGCGATTGACGACGCCCCCCATCGACTCGACGTCCGCATTCAACTCGGTCTGCTGTACGGCGCGGCTGAGCGATATGAGGACGCCGTCTGTGTGCTGATGGAAGCCGTCGAATTGGCACCGCTCGACGCCGACGCTCGCACACGCCTGGGACTGAGCCTTGCGGCGGCGGGCGATCTCTCTGAATCAGTCGAGCAACTGGCCATTGCTCAAAAGCTGCGACCGCAGGATGCGTCGATCGCACTCATGCTGGTCATGGCAGTCGAGGCAGCGCAGACGACCTGCATCAAACTGGCGATGGATCCGATTCAGGGCCGGCTCGGCGTCGTGGACGACCGCTCTCTTGATACGCTGGGAGAACTGGTTGCAAAAGACCCGGAACTCGTGGAATCGTTCTTCGGCCTGCCGTTCAGTGAAGCCGATCGAGAATTGTTCCCCATGCTGGCGGCCGTTCTGGAACGGGCAATCGAGCGCCAGCCCGGCTATGCGGATCTCTACCTTCATTGCTCGCGGGTGTATGAACGGCTCGGAATGACGCGGGAAGCGCTGGCCCGGGCCGACCAGGCCGTGGAGATCAATCCGAAGTATGTGCAGGCGCTGATCCACCTGGCTCGGCTTCGTGCGACGGCCGACCAGACGGATGAGGCGATGAATCGGCTCGACGAAGCGGTCCAATTCGGCGGGGACTACCCCGATGTGCATCTGCTGATGGGTCAGCTTTACCAGAAAAAGGGTGCCACGTCGGAGGCACGTCGCCAGTTTAGTCGGGCCTTGGAACTGAATTCCGGATACGACGCCGCTCGTCACGCGCTTGCAGCCTTGAAGAGCGCCTGAGGGGGAAACGCGGAAGATGTCATATATTCTCGAACTGCTCGGGCGAGGCCTCATCTCGCATATGTCCGGCGCATTTGCCGAATCGCTGGGGCTTCGTGAGCCTGTCGATCTCGACGAGCTCCAGGACGCCATCGCCGACCAACCCGAGGATTTGGGTTTGCAGGTCCGGCTTGGCGGCCATTATCTGAAATCCGATCAACCGATTGAGGCGCGCGAGGTCTTCCTCCGGGTATTGAACCGAAACAGGAACCTCCTCGCGGCGCGCCTGGGGCTTGCCTGCGCGTTCGACGAGATGGGGCAACTCGATGTCGCGCTCGAGCAGCTGCGCATTGCGCAGAAAATCGAGCCGGCCAGCCCGGGCATTCTGTTCTGTCTCGGCTATTGTCACGAACGACTTGGAAGCTCGGATCAGGCGATTGATTACTACCGCGATGCCGTGCAGATCTGTCCGACGCTCCGAAACGGACACGAGCGATTGGCCGCGATCTATCTGAAGCAAGGTGACGTTGAACTCGCGATTCACCACTACACGCGGTTGTGTGAGCTGGATCCCCATCATGCCGATCTGCACCTGACGCTTGCCAACCTGCTGCTGCGATCCGGTGACCACGATGCCGCCATACGGCGATATGAACAGGCACTGACGCTCGAACCCGACAACTGGTCCGCGCATCACGACACCGTAAGCGCCTACGAGGAAGCGGGCCTGATCCGCGAGGCGATCGAACACCTGCATAAGATGATCGATAATGAGGCGGATTTCGCCGATACCCGCCTGAGGCTCGGTGATCTCTACGCTCGAATCGGCGATGATGTCTCCGCCGTGGCACAATACAAACGAGCGATCGAGATGGCGCCCGACTATCTTGAGGGCCACGTCAAACTCGCCACACAGCACCTGCGGGCCGGCCGATTTCATGACGCGGCTCACGGATTTTCCAGCGCGCTGGAGATCAATGACCGCGTGCTCAGCGCGTATATCGGGATCGGCGTCGCACAGTTCGTCGGCGGCAAATGCGATGAGGCAGCCGCTTCGTTCGAAATGGCTCGAAACATCGAACCGAACAGCACGCTCCTGTTCACCGAGGTGGCCCGGATGCAGCTTAAGGCCGACGCCGCTCGCGAGGCCGACCGACACCTGTCCACGTTTCGAGCGGACGCCAACAAGCCGCAGAAGAGCACGTCACCGGCGATTCTGGATCTGGTGGCGCGGCAGATTGACCGACTCCGCGAGACCATTCGGCGAAATCCCAATCATGCCGACCTGCATTATCGTCTCGGCCTCCTGCTGAAGAATCGCGGACAGGTCGAGGAATCGATGGAGTCCTTTCGGCGTGCCGTCGAGATCAATCCATGTTACATGAAGGCCATCATCAAGCTGGGCCTCGCCTTAAAGGATGTCGGGCGCTATGCGGAGGCGATCGAGGTGTTCCGTGGCGCGCTGGCGACCGAACCGAATTACATCGATCTTCACTACCAGTTGGGTCTGCTGTTCTCGCAACGACAACAATTCCAGTTAGCCATCGAGCACTTTGAGGCAGCCGCGGAAGGCAATCCGAACAACGCGGAGTTTCAGGCGAATCTTGCACTGGCCCTTCAAAACATGGGTCTGCTGGATCGGGCCAATGCATCCTGGCAGTTGGTGTGCAACCTCGCGCCCGAATCAGTCCAGGCGGCGCAGGCCCGGGTCGCGGTCTCGAAGAAGGAGGAGAAGGAATGACGCGGCGAATCGCGACATCGTCGCCGGCCCATTACTCCAATGCGCCGGATTGACGACACGCCCGAAACTCGGCGGATTCGAGATTCCCAACCGGCCGCGCGATGCGGCGTCAATCTGATCCGAGCGAGCGGATCCGCGATGCCACATCGCCGATTGAAGTGATTCGTAAGCCGAAATGTTCATTCACTTTGACGGCCACACCACGACCGATTTCTCGGTTATTAACCATCAAAGCCAGCTCATCCTCAACGCTTTGTTCGAATTCAAGAATGCTTCCCGGCATGATCTTCAGAATCTCGTTGACCGGCATCGGCCGCTGCGCCAGGTGCACCCGAACCGGCACAACCAAGCGCATGATCCGCTGAATGTGCCTCGGACGGCTTGATCGTACGGGACTGAGTCCTTCGCGAGACGGCGGGCGCGCCGGCCCGGCCGCGGGTGTCGATTGATGAGTCGATCTCGCGGTCGCCGGCGCGGCGACAGTTGAAGTTGCTCCGGAACCCTGCGACGCGTGGGACACATCGTGCGCAAGATCGTCCACGGCCGCCTGGGCGTCGCGAAGGACAGCATCAATTTCCTCTTGCGAAAACATCCGGGCAACCCAGCGGAACGCGGCGGCCATCAACCTGCGACGCGACGGAATCGCGATTGCAATTGGATGACGCGGTGTCGGCCTTCGACGCGACGAGCGCGGATTCAGCGCTATGCGGAGAATATCGGTCTATCGGAGGCTGAACTTGAGGCAGAGCCGGCTAGCGGTCTGCCCGGCCGGGTGAATCTCGCATTCAAGACTTGTACTTCGCGACGACCACACAGGCGTTGTGGCCGCCGAAGCCGAATGAGTTGCTGACGGCGATTTCAACTTTTGCGTCCTGGGCGGCCAACGGCGTGTAATTGAGGTCGCAGCCTTCACCGGGATTCTCAAGGTTGATCGTGGGATGAATCACGCTGTTGCGAATGGAGCAGACCGTGGCGATCAGTTCCACGCCACCACTGGCGCCGAGCAAGTGGCCGATCGCGCTCTTGGTGCTGCTGATACGAAGCTTGTAGGCATGGGCGCCGAAGACGGACTTGATCGCCAGCGTCTCGGCCACGTCGCCCAGCGGCGTGCTGGTGCCGTGCGCATTCACGTAGTCCACCTGCTCAGGCCTTACGCGAGAATCAACGAGTGCGGAGCGAAGCGCCTGTGCGGCACCGAGTCCCCGCTCTTCCGGCTGTGTGATGTGGTACGCATCCGCGCTGGTGCCGAAGCCGAGCACTTCCGCGTGGATCTGCGCGCCTCGGCGCTTGGCATGTTCCAGTTCCTCGAAGACAAACATGCCGGCGCCTTCGCCCATGACGAAACCATCTCGATCGCGATCGAACGGACGAGATGCGCGCGCGGGTTCATCATTGCGCTCAGACAGCGCCTTCATCGCGGAGAACGCCGACATGCCCAGCGGTGTCAGGGCTGCTTCAGCTCCACCAGTGAGCATGATGTCGACGTCGCCACGGCGAATGGCATAGATGGCATCGCCCATCGCATTCGTTGCGGAGGCACAGGCCGTCGCAACGGCGGTGCTTGGGCCCCGCGCACCAAGCATGATGGAGATGTTGCCGCTGGCGGCATTGGTCATCAGCTTGGGAATGGTGAAGGCGGAAACCTTGGAGGGCCCCTTGTTAATCAGGCGAAGGTGCTGTTCTTCAAGCT is a window from the Phycisphaerae bacterium genome containing:
- a CDS encoding tetratricopeptide repeat protein, whose protein sequence is MSYILELLGRGLISHMSGAFAESLGLREPVDLDELQDAIADQPEDLGLQVRLGGHYLKSDQPIEAREVFLRVLNRNRNLLAARLGLACAFDEMGQLDVALEQLRIAQKIEPASPGILFCLGYCHERLGSSDQAIDYYRDAVQICPTLRNGHERLAAIYLKQGDVELAIHHYTRLCELDPHHADLHLTLANLLLRSGDHDAAIRRYEQALTLEPDNWSAHHDTVSAYEEAGLIREAIEHLHKMIDNEADFADTRLRLGDLYARIGDDVSAVAQYKRAIEMAPDYLEGHVKLATQHLRAGRFHDAAHGFSSALEINDRVLSAYIGIGVAQFVGGKCDEAAASFEMARNIEPNSTLLFTEVARMQLKADAAREADRHLSTFRADANKPQKSTSPAILDLVARQIDRLRETIRRNPNHADLHYRLGLLLKNRGQVEESMESFRRAVEINPCYMKAIIKLGLALKDVGRYAEAIEVFRGALATEPNYIDLHYQLGLLFSQRQQFQLAIEHFEAAAEGNPNNAEFQANLALALQNMGLLDRANASWQLVCNLAPESVQAAQARVAVSKKEEKE
- a CDS encoding tetratricopeptide repeat protein; the protein is MLDRSQSSSNSDAEALAYQQGIAALEAGHYLHAVESLRRAAGSTHLCATLARFYLGQAHMMLGIEQLRSGRHAEAIEQLTAARQLNPGSETLSKYLAASYAAQRKFDLAAAEIERDNVVGCPDPERPIRLAHAFARDGRFEQAVETLVKAIDDAPHRLDVRIQLGLLYGAAERYEDAVCVLMEAVELAPLDADARTRLGLSLAAAGDLSESVEQLAIAQKLRPQDASIALMLVMAVEAAQTTCIKLAMDPIQGRLGVVDDRSLDTLGELVAKDPELVESFFGLPFSEADRELFPMLAAVLERAIERQPGYADLYLHCSRVYERLGMTREALARADQAVEINPKYVQALIHLARLRATADQTDEAMNRLDEAVQFGGDYPDVHLLMGQLYQKKGATSEARRQFSRALELNSGYDAARHALAALKSA
- a CDS encoding FliM/FliN family flagellar motor switch protein, which gives rise to MFSQEEIDAVLRDAQAAVDDLAHDVSHASQGSGATSTVAAPATARSTHQSTPAAGPARPPSREGLSPVRSSRPRHIQRIMRLVVPVRVHLAQRPMPVNEILKIMPGSILEFEQSVEDELALMVNNREIGRGVAVKVNEHFGLRITSIGDVASRIRSLGSD
- a CDS encoding DNA topoisomerase VI subunit B, with amino-acid sequence MPNKPRIPVAAKSRSSSRKTPESDRDDSKKPPSRKFATAESMSKSQREISVSEFFAKNRHLLGFDNKRKALLTTVKEAVDNSLDACEEAGILPDVAVRIEQTDPDRFRVTVRDNGPGIVKSQIPNVFGKLLYGSKFHRLKMSRGQQGIGISAAGMYGLLTTGKSVRITSRTGDKKDAHYYELQIDTKKNEAKIVEDKTVRVEWGHGTEVAIELVAEYKKGRGSVDEYLELTAIANPHASFSFVDPAGAVMEFSRGTSTAPEPPVEIRPHPYGIELGVLIKMLHDTKAGTLSQFLQHEFSRVGPGVAAAICEKAGLSTRARPVTIGTHEAETLYKAMQETQIRPPQTDCLSPIGPEQILAGLLKGVKAEFFTANTRAPAVYRGNPFQIEVGLAFGGELGPDPSEQPEEPQNEAKVRRGKVVNETRQPTQAKLMRFANRVPLLYQSSGCCITRSVAELDWRRYGLSQPNGALPQGPLAIFVHLASVWVPFTSEGKEAIADYDEIRKEIKLAVQECGRRLQTYLNRRQKKKYEADRRSIFERYIGELVSSCSAITKIDAARLGEDLLTISRRVTARADVEFEMDGKIKKDDAAPGSEYGEHTIVVDSRGGTANGPLFDEAN
- the fabF gene encoding beta-ketoacyl-ACP synthase II — its product is MSDRRRVVITGMGLISPLGNTVDVFWERLIAGQSGIAPIASFDASLYGTRFGGEAREYDPSKFFDKREEKRLDRFAQLAVCAAKDAFESSGYRIGDDRIDPTRFGVITGSGIGGLKELEEQHLRLINKGPSKVSAFTIPKLMTNAASGNISIMLGARGPSTAVATACASATNAMGDAIYAIRRGDVDIMLTGGAEAALTPLGMSAFSAMKALSERNDEPARASRPFDRDRDGFVMGEGAGMFVFEELEHAKRRGAQIHAEVLGFGTSADAYHITQPEERGLGAAQALRSALVDSRVRPEQVDYVNAHGTSTPLGDVAETLAIKSVFGAHAYKLRISSTKSAIGHLLGASGGVELIATVCSIRNSVIHPTINLENPGEGCDLNYTPLAAQDAKVEIAVSNSFGFGGHNACVVVAKYKS
- a CDS encoding rhomboid family intramembrane serine protease, whose translation is MLLAIPIKTDSPVRRAPYVNYGLIGLNVLIFVITNVIGVSGLGDQIKDQYHLNPVGPELSQFFTYQFLHGDIMHLLGNMLFLWIFGNSVNSKMGQIPYLLFYLSAGVFAGVGFVLTSQNPCIGASGAIAGVTTAFLVLFPHSQITLFYWFWFYIGTWHIRAIILIIVKIILWDNIISPGLSGGFAYSQVAYEAHIAGYLFGFVVCFVLLMIRALPRDQYDIVAIVRRGRQRHIMRSMMADPAAQARAIYGRVAEVPGEQQIAERLSPEEEALVQMRSRVIELLANGDYTGAADAYEALLARDPGQVLSRQAMLAVANQFVAMSRYPQAAAAYEKYLKTYPRDTESPRVQLMLGIIYAKYLQQHATAEPLLRESADKLTDPEQRAQASQWLDVVLTALGRGHTTA
- a CDS encoding ThiF family adenylyltransferase; translation: MDRVRSMSRYSRQIIQEQFGPAAQDRLAQARVTLIGCGALGTVIANTLARAGVGYLRLVDRDFVELNNLQRQVLFDESDALNGVPKSVAAASKLAIANSEITIEPIVADAHAGNIESLINGATVVLDGTDNFETRYLINDAAVKQNLPWVYGACVSAEGMVMPIIPGATPCLRCIFDAPPPPGVSPTCDTAGVLSPIVNIIASIQSMEAMKIMIGRTDALVRRLVQFNVWTGEFTAFEMQAALDAGDCACCRQRQFAYLDGTQTGRTVTLCGRNAVQVRPASDISIRLEEVAERLKSAAKNPPRLNRYLLRFEVDQYEITLFRDGRAIIKGVNDVEAGRTIYARYIGA